One part of the Zymomonas mobilis subsp. pomaceae ATCC 29192 genome encodes these proteins:
- the ettA gene encoding energy-dependent translational throttle protein EttA, which produces MAVQYSYVMKGLTKTFPGAKKPVLNNIHLQFLPGTKIAIIGVNGAGKSTLMKIMAGMDKEFQGEAWAAEGIRVGYLPQEPNLDPAKDVRGNVMDGVREIADLVDRFNEISTLMADPPADADFDALMTEMGELQERIDAVDGWTLDNQLEIAMEALRCPPGDADVTKLSGGERRRVALCRLLLEKPEILLLDEPTNHLDAESVAWLENHLKEYAGNVILVTHDRYFLDNVVGWVLEIDRGRGIPFEGNYSAWLEAQSKRLEQEEREEEGRQKAIQQELQWIRQSPKARQTKSKARIKAFDELVEKQNDRRPGSAQIMIQIPERLGNKVIEARGLTKSFGDKKLFEGLDFTLPPGGIVGVIGANGAGKTTLFKLITGSEKPDSGEIDIGPTVQLGYVDQSRDHLDANKNVWEEVSDGLDRFNFGKHEIATRAYVGAFNFKGSDQQKKVGQLSGGERNRVHLAKMLKEGGNVLLLDEPTNDLDVETLRALEEALENFAGCAVVISHDRFFLDRLATHILAFEGDGHVEWFEGNFESYEEDKRRRFGDAADRSSAQAYKKLTRN; this is translated from the coding sequence ATGGCCGTCCAGTATAGTTATGTCATGAAAGGTCTGACCAAGACTTTTCCAGGCGCAAAAAAACCGGTTCTAAATAACATTCATCTGCAATTCCTGCCGGGTACTAAAATTGCTATCATCGGTGTCAACGGTGCCGGTAAATCGACCTTGATGAAAATCATGGCCGGTATGGATAAGGAATTTCAAGGAGAAGCCTGGGCCGCCGAAGGCATTCGGGTCGGCTATCTTCCTCAGGAACCTAACCTTGACCCTGCCAAGGATGTTAGAGGTAATGTGATGGACGGGGTTCGCGAAATTGCGGATTTAGTCGATCGTTTTAATGAAATTTCAACCTTGATGGCGGATCCCCCCGCAGATGCTGACTTTGATGCCCTCATGACAGAAATGGGTGAGCTTCAGGAACGCATTGATGCGGTTGACGGTTGGACGCTTGATAATCAGCTTGAAATTGCCATGGAGGCACTACGTTGTCCTCCCGGCGATGCCGATGTTACCAAGCTTTCCGGTGGTGAACGTCGCCGTGTCGCGTTATGCCGGCTTCTGCTTGAAAAACCCGAAATTCTTCTTCTTGATGAACCAACCAACCATCTTGATGCTGAAAGCGTCGCATGGTTAGAAAATCATCTGAAAGAATATGCCGGTAATGTTATTCTGGTTACCCATGATCGCTACTTCCTCGACAATGTTGTGGGTTGGGTACTCGAAATTGATCGTGGCCGCGGTATTCCTTTTGAAGGAAACTATTCAGCATGGCTTGAAGCGCAGTCCAAGCGTTTAGAGCAGGAAGAACGCGAAGAAGAAGGCCGCCAAAAAGCAATCCAACAGGAATTGCAATGGATTCGGCAAAGCCCAAAAGCCCGCCAGACAAAAAGTAAGGCGCGTATTAAGGCTTTTGATGAACTAGTCGAAAAACAGAATGACCGTCGCCCCGGTTCTGCTCAGATCATGATTCAGATTCCCGAGCGTTTGGGGAATAAAGTCATCGAAGCGCGCGGCCTTACGAAAAGCTTTGGTGATAAAAAACTGTTTGAAGGCTTGGACTTCACCCTTCCTCCCGGGGGTATTGTCGGTGTCATTGGTGCCAATGGTGCCGGTAAAACGACCCTCTTTAAGCTTATTACGGGTTCTGAAAAGCCAGATTCTGGTGAAATTGATATTGGGCCGACGGTACAGCTTGGCTATGTTGACCAAAGCCGCGACCATCTCGATGCCAATAAAAATGTTTGGGAAGAAGTATCTGACGGTTTAGATCGTTTTAACTTTGGCAAACATGAAATCGCTACCCGCGCTTATGTCGGGGCTTTTAATTTTAAAGGCTCGGATCAGCAGAAAAAAGTAGGGCAGCTATCAGGTGGTGAAAGAAATCGGGTTCATTTAGCTAAAATGCTAAAAGAAGGTGGCAACGTATTGCTGCTTGATGAACCGACCAACGATTTGGATGTTGAAACGCTTCGCGCCCTTGAAGAAGCCTTAGAAAACTTTGCCGGTTGCGCTGTGGTTATCAGCCATGATCGCTTCTTCTTGGATCGTCTGGCCACTCACATTCTCGCTTTTGAAGGGGACGGGCATGTCGAATGGTTTGAAGGTAACTTTGAATCCTATGAAGAAGATAAGCGTCGTCGCTTTGGTGACGCCGCCGATCGTTCCAGCGCTCAAGCTTATAAAAAGCTGACCCGCAATTAA
- a CDS encoding retropepsin-like aspartic protease has translation MPKELEAILRQNLLKETVAKEGVNFNDASGYDRAIADGNQEFLQTLKAQTLTNNIYHLVADMGLYRLRGDFKAAANCLQPIENNTPQNIINPQLIEIEEFQAGNYLLNGDIAEWRRRLQTVKTKYYPPIQQLPGLEKFSLKYIERVTLKADSRLIEPPSVTGIKGIQSLPLFYSSVAPQTAQKQTFFTPHLKVKVNNITQLFELDTGTYIGILPLHWVHNPHVQVIGTLNTSQDILGNRIETIFGIVDEIEIGNAVLKNIPFSFSNETEPSLGIYVLRQLGRVQISYDQLRFGEGLNYPCQQNIRLATAPDGSTAHLKIQIQLNNQPMMAIFDSGSGDYQNDDLLLQQPVLVIPKEGQLKKAVVNTTAGSHSMRIYQDINNLKIENIELGSVKVIHTQMSKNQAILMVNILKKTSLYLDFIEGKSCLIKRD, from the coding sequence ATGCCCAAAGAATTAGAAGCAATTCTTAGACAAAATCTATTAAAAGAGACGGTTGCGAAGGAAGGTGTCAACTTTAATGATGCCAGTGGTTATGACAGGGCCATTGCCGATGGCAACCAAGAATTTTTACAAACGCTAAAAGCACAGACCCTTACTAACAATATCTATCATCTTGTAGCTGATATGGGACTTTATCGTCTTAGAGGGGATTTTAAAGCAGCGGCAAATTGTCTTCAACCTATAGAAAACAATACCCCTCAAAATATTATTAATCCCCAGCTCATAGAAATCGAAGAATTTCAGGCCGGCAACTATCTTCTTAATGGCGACATCGCAGAATGGAGACGCAGACTTCAAACTGTAAAAACAAAATATTACCCCCCGATTCAACAGTTACCGGGGTTAGAAAAATTTTCACTCAAATATATTGAGAGAGTAACGCTAAAGGCTGATTCTCGCCTAATAGAACCGCCTTCTGTCACTGGGATAAAAGGCATACAATCGTTACCCCTATTTTATTCTTCAGTTGCCCCCCAAACAGCCCAAAAGCAAACTTTTTTTACGCCTCATCTTAAGGTCAAGGTCAATAATATAACCCAGCTTTTTGAATTGGATACCGGCACCTATATAGGGATATTACCGCTTCATTGGGTTCATAATCCTCATGTTCAGGTCATAGGAACACTCAACACTAGTCAAGATATTCTAGGGAATAGAATTGAAACTATCTTCGGTATCGTGGACGAAATTGAAATAGGTAACGCTGTTTTAAAAAATATCCCATTCTCTTTTAGCAATGAAACAGAACCTAGTCTGGGGATTTATGTGCTGCGTCAACTGGGTCGAGTGCAAATTTCGTATGACCAACTTAGATTTGGTGAAGGGTTAAACTATCCTTGCCAACAAAATATTCGTCTAGCTACTGCGCCGGATGGCTCAACAGCCCATTTAAAAATTCAAATACAACTTAATAACCAACCAATGATGGCTATTTTTGATAGTGGTTCAGGCGATTATCAAAATGATGATCTACTTTTACAACAACCTGTCTTAGTCATTCCCAAAGAAGGGCAATTAAAAAAAGCCGTAGTGAATACTACCGCGGGTAGTCACAGTATGAGGATTTATCAGGATATTAATAATCTGAAGATCGAGAACATAGAATTAGGGTCGGTAAAAGTAATTCACACCCAGATGTCTAAAAACCAAGCGATCCTTATGGTTAATATCCTGAAAAAAACATCATTATATCTCGATTTTATCGAGGGTAAGAGCTGTCTTATAAAACGAGATTAA
- the ahcY gene encoding adenosylhomocysteinase: protein MANEPYIICDIGLAGWGRKEIDIAEGEMPGLMALREEYGAKKPLKGARITGSLHMTIQTAVLIETLIELGAEVRWASCNIFSTQDHAAAAIAEQGIPVFAVKGESLEEYWDYVDRIFDWGNGETANMILDDGGDATMFVLWGAKLEAGIEFPAAENEEEAIFQKVVRRRVAATPGFLTKTAQAIKGVSEETTTGVHRLYEISKKGELPFPAINVNDSVTKSKFDNLYGCKESLVDAIRRATDVMLAGKVACVAGFGDVGKGSAASLRNGGARVLVTEVDPICALQAAMEGYEVVTLEEAAPNADIFVTCTGNADIITLDHMRAMKNHAIVCNIGHFDSEIQINALSNMEWTEIKPQVDLVKFPDGKEIIVLAKGRLVNLGCATGHPSFVMSASFTNQVLAQIELFCNAENYQKDVYMLPKHLDEKVAALHLPKLGVHLSKLSEKQAEYIGVPVNGPFKPDHYRY from the coding sequence ATGGCAAATGAGCCATATATTATTTGCGACATCGGCCTTGCTGGTTGGGGGCGTAAAGAAATTGATATTGCTGAAGGCGAAATGCCGGGCTTGATGGCTTTGCGTGAAGAATATGGTGCAAAAAAACCATTAAAGGGCGCGCGGATTACCGGCTCTCTTCATATGACTATCCAGACCGCTGTTTTAATCGAAACGCTGATTGAACTGGGCGCAGAAGTGCGCTGGGCTTCTTGTAATATTTTTTCTACGCAAGATCATGCCGCCGCTGCCATTGCAGAACAGGGTATTCCTGTTTTTGCGGTTAAGGGGGAATCCCTTGAAGAATATTGGGATTACGTCGATCGCATTTTTGATTGGGGCAATGGCGAAACCGCTAATATGATCCTTGATGATGGCGGCGATGCTACCATGTTTGTGCTTTGGGGCGCAAAACTTGAAGCCGGTATCGAATTTCCGGCCGCTGAAAATGAAGAAGAAGCTATTTTCCAGAAAGTTGTGCGGCGTCGTGTTGCTGCGACCCCTGGTTTCCTGACGAAAACCGCCCAAGCGATTAAAGGGGTTTCTGAAGAAACTACCACTGGCGTTCATCGTCTTTATGAAATTTCCAAGAAAGGTGAACTGCCTTTCCCCGCTATCAATGTTAATGATTCCGTGACCAAATCGAAATTCGACAACCTTTATGGTTGTAAAGAATCTTTGGTCGATGCCATTCGTCGGGCAACGGATGTTATGTTGGCCGGTAAAGTTGCTTGTGTCGCCGGTTTTGGTGATGTGGGTAAAGGCTCTGCGGCTTCTTTAAGAAATGGCGGTGCCCGCGTCTTAGTGACGGAGGTTGATCCTATCTGTGCGCTTCAAGCGGCAATGGAAGGCTATGAAGTCGTTACATTGGAAGAAGCAGCCCCCAATGCTGATATTTTTGTAACCTGCACGGGTAATGCCGATATTATTACGCTTGACCATATGCGGGCGATGAAAAATCACGCTATTGTCTGCAACATTGGCCATTTTGATAGTGAAATTCAGATTAATGCTCTTTCCAATATGGAATGGACTGAAATTAAACCGCAAGTTGATTTGGTTAAATTCCCCGATGGCAAAGAAATCATTGTTTTGGCAAAAGGGCGCTTGGTCAATTTAGGCTGTGCCACCGGTCATCCAAGCTTTGTGATGTCCGCCAGTTTTACCAATCAGGTGCTGGCACAGATTGAACTCTTCTGTAATGCAGAAAATTACCAAAAAGACGTTTATATGCTGCCTAAGCATTTAGATGAAAAGGTAGCGGCTTTGCATTTACCGAAATTGGGCGTTCATTTGAGCAAGCTGAGCGAAAAGCAGGCTGAATATATCGGTGTGCCTGTGAATGGGCCGTTTAAACCGGATCATTATCGTTATTGA
- the ispG gene encoding flavodoxin-dependent (E)-4-hydroxy-3-methylbut-2-enyl-diphosphate synthase, giving the protein MSIRPWRHIERRKSRKIMVGNVAVGGDAPISVQTMTNTPTSDAQATIDQIRRCEAVGVDLVRVSCPDEASTTALKEIVRAAEVPIIADIHFHYKRALEAADAGAACLRINPGNIGSSARVAEVVRAAKANGCAIRIGVNAGSLEKDLLEKYGEPCPDALVESALNHIKLLQDQDFHEFKVAVKASDVFLAVASYKALAKAVDCPLHLGITEAGGLISGTVKSALGIGNLLWDGIGDTLRVSLSAEPEQEVRVGYDILKTLDLRTRGVRVVSCPSCARQGFDVVRTVRTLEEKLAHIATPLSLSVLGCVVNGPGEARETDIGVTGGGQGKHMIYLSGVTDHTIGNDQMLDHIVALVEAKAAEIEAAKADEKNNQAASAA; this is encoded by the coding sequence ATGTCCATTCGTCCTTGGCGCCATATAGAGCGCCGTAAATCGCGAAAAATCATGGTTGGAAATGTCGCCGTCGGTGGTGATGCCCCGATTAGCGTTCAAACCATGACCAATACACCAACCTCTGATGCGCAAGCGACCATTGACCAAATCCGTCGTTGTGAAGCTGTTGGCGTTGATCTAGTGCGGGTATCTTGCCCTGACGAAGCATCAACAACAGCTTTAAAAGAAATCGTGCGCGCTGCAGAAGTGCCGATTATTGCGGATATTCATTTTCATTATAAACGTGCGCTTGAGGCTGCCGATGCAGGTGCTGCTTGCCTTCGGATTAATCCCGGCAATATTGGCTCAAGCGCGCGCGTTGCCGAGGTCGTACGCGCCGCTAAAGCTAATGGCTGTGCAATCCGTATCGGGGTTAATGCGGGTAGTTTAGAAAAAGACTTATTAGAAAAATATGGCGAACCTTGTCCTGATGCCTTGGTAGAAAGTGCTTTAAATCATATCAAGCTTTTACAGGATCAAGATTTCCACGAATTCAAAGTAGCCGTGAAAGCCTCGGATGTCTTCTTGGCAGTTGCTTCTTATAAAGCGCTCGCCAAGGCGGTAGATTGCCCGTTACATCTGGGCATTACAGAAGCGGGTGGCCTTATCAGCGGCACCGTAAAATCAGCACTTGGTATCGGCAATCTGCTTTGGGATGGTATTGGTGATACGCTTCGTGTTTCTCTTTCCGCTGAACCGGAACAGGAAGTGCGCGTGGGTTACGACATTCTGAAAACTCTGGATCTACGGACTCGGGGGGTAAGGGTGGTCTCTTGTCCCAGCTGTGCTCGGCAAGGGTTCGATGTTGTTCGGACAGTTCGGACATTAGAAGAAAAATTAGCGCATATTGCTACCCCCTTATCGCTCTCAGTGTTGGGCTGTGTCGTCAACGGCCCAGGTGAAGCAAGAGAAACCGACATCGGTGTAACCGGTGGTGGTCAGGGTAAACATATGATTTATTTATCCGGCGTAACGGATCACACCATCGGAAACGATCAGATGCTTGACCATATTGTGGCCTTAGTCGAAGCAAAAGCCGCTGAGATTGAAGCTGCAAAGGCTGATGAAAAAAACAATCAAGCAGCCTCAGCAGCATAA
- a CDS encoding class I fructose-bisphosphate aldolase, whose protein sequence is MSITPEVKAILDLYESDNPGTKTNLAYILNHGRLGGTGKLIILPVDQGLEHGPARSFYPNPAGYDPQYHYKLAIDGGFSAFAAPIGMLEVGASTFAGQIPTILKMNSSNSWSSVNDQAVTSCVGDALRLGCAAVGFTIYPGSDIIFEQIEEFRHIAAEARRCGLATVVWAYPRGGRLTKRGETALDVSAYSVHIAAQIGAHIIKVKLPSAHIEQPEAIPAYSGQDWSSLSSRVSHIVQSAFAGRRMVVFSGGEAKTPDALYREAEAIRDGGGNGSIMGRNVFQRPREEALALVDKIVDIYKNKG, encoded by the coding sequence GTGTCTATTACTCCTGAAGTAAAAGCTATTCTGGATCTTTATGAAAGCGATAATCCCGGAACAAAGACTAATCTTGCCTACATTCTAAATCATGGCCGTCTCGGTGGAACCGGTAAGCTTATTATCCTGCCTGTGGATCAAGGTTTAGAACATGGACCAGCGCGTAGTTTTTACCCCAATCCTGCGGGATATGATCCTCAATATCATTATAAATTAGCTATTGATGGCGGCTTTTCTGCCTTTGCGGCGCCTATCGGCATGTTGGAGGTCGGGGCATCCACTTTTGCTGGTCAAATTCCGACTATTTTAAAAATGAACTCCTCCAACAGCTGGTCCTCTGTCAATGATCAGGCTGTTACTTCCTGTGTTGGGGACGCATTGCGATTGGGATGTGCTGCGGTTGGTTTTACTATATATCCCGGTTCCGATATAATTTTTGAGCAAATTGAAGAATTCCGACATATCGCAGCAGAAGCAAGACGATGTGGTTTAGCAACTGTTGTTTGGGCTTATCCACGCGGTGGGCGACTGACAAAACGAGGCGAGACGGCCTTAGACGTCAGTGCTTATTCTGTTCATATCGCTGCGCAGATCGGTGCCCATATCATCAAGGTTAAATTGCCAAGCGCTCATATTGAGCAACCAGAGGCGATTCCCGCCTATTCAGGACAAGACTGGTCTTCTTTATCAAGTCGTGTATCTCATATTGTTCAGTCGGCTTTTGCGGGGCGCAGAATGGTCGTTTTTTCGGGCGGTGAAGCCAAGACACCCGATGCCTTATATCGGGAAGCAGAAGCCATCCGTGATGGTGGTGGAAATGGCTCTATTATGGGACGGAATGTCTTTCAGCGTCCACGAGAAGAGGCGCTTGCGCTGGTAGATAAAATTGTCGATATTTATAAGAACAAGGGCTGA
- a CDS encoding phosphoglycerate kinase has translation MSFRTLDDIGDVKGKRVLVREDLNVPMDGDRVTDDTRLRAAIPTVNELAEKGAKVLILAHFGRPKGKPNPEMSLARIKDALAGVLGRPVHFINDIKGEAAAKAIDALNPGAVALLENTRFYAGEEKNDPELASEVAKLGDFYVNDAFSAAHRAHVSTEGLAHKLPAFAGRAMQKELEALEAALGKPTHPVAAVVGGAKVSTKLDVLTNLVSKVDHLIIGGGMANTFLAAQGVDVGKSLCEHELKDTVKGIFAAAEKTGCKIHLPSDVVVAKEFKANPPIRTIPVNEVADDEMILDVGPKAVAALTEVLKASKTLVWNGPLGAFEIAPFDKATVALAKEAAALTKAGSLVSVAGGGDTVAALNHAGVAQDFSFVSTAGGAFLEWMEGKELPGVKALEA, from the coding sequence ATGAGCTTTCGTACATTAGATGATATTGGCGACGTTAAAGGTAAGCGCGTTCTTGTTCGCGAAGATCTGAACGTTCCTATGGATGGCGATCGCGTTACGGATGATACCCGTCTGCGTGCCGCTATTCCGACCGTCAATGAATTGGCAGAAAAAGGCGCTAAAGTCCTTATTCTTGCCCATTTCGGTCGTCCCAAAGGCAAACCCAATCCTGAAATGTCTCTGGCCCGCATCAAAGATGCTCTGGCTGGCGTTTTAGGTCGTCCGGTTCATTTCATCAATGACATCAAGGGCGAAGCGGCTGCTAAAGCTATTGATGCTTTAAATCCGGGTGCCGTTGCTCTTTTAGAAAACACGCGTTTTTATGCGGGTGAAGAAAAGAATGATCCAGAGTTAGCTTCTGAAGTTGCTAAACTCGGCGATTTCTATGTCAACGATGCTTTCTCGGCTGCGCATCGCGCCCATGTTTCGACCGAAGGTCTGGCTCATAAGCTGCCTGCTTTCGCCGGTCGTGCCATGCAGAAAGAGTTAGAAGCTTTAGAAGCCGCTCTTGGTAAACCGACTCATCCTGTTGCTGCTGTTGTTGGTGGCGCTAAAGTTTCCACGAAACTTGATGTTCTGACCAACCTGGTTTCCAAGGTTGACCATCTGATCATCGGTGGTGGTATGGCTAACACTTTCCTCGCCGCCCAAGGTGTGGATGTTGGTAAATCACTTTGCGAACATGAGCTGAAAGATACCGTTAAAGGTATTTTTGCTGCTGCTGAAAAAACTGGCTGTAAAATTCATCTGCCAAGCGATGTCGTTGTGGCAAAAGAATTTAAAGCTAACCCACCCATCCGCACCATTCCTGTCAACGAAGTCGCTGATGATGAAATGATTTTGGATGTGGGGCCAAAAGCGGTTGCTGCTTTGACTGAAGTTTTGAAGGCTTCCAAAACCTTGGTTTGGAACGGCCCGTTGGGTGCCTTTGAAATTGCACCGTTCGATAAAGCAACGGTTGCTCTTGCTAAGGAAGCCGCTGCGCTGACCAAAGCAGGTTCATTGGTTTCTGTCGCTGGTGGTGGTGATACGGTTGCGGCCTTGAACCATGCTGGTGTTGCACAGGACTTCAGTTTTGTTTCAACGGCTGGTGGTGCCTTCCTTGAATGGATGGAAGGTAAAGAACTTCCGGGCGTTAAAGCGCTTGAAGCTTAA
- the gap gene encoding type I glyceraldehyde-3-phosphate dehydrogenase — translation MAVKVAINGFGRIGRLAARAILSRPDSGLELVTINDLGSVESNAFLFKRDSAHGTYPGTVTTEGNDMVIDGKKIVVTAERDPANLPHKKLGVDIVMECTGIFTNTDKASAHLTAGAKKVLISAPAKGNVDRTVVFGVNHKDLTADDKIVSNASCTTNCLAPVLHVLQQKIGIERGLMTTIHSFTNDQRILDQIHSDLRRARTASASMIPTSTGAARAVALVIPELKGKLDGISIRVPTPDVSLVDFTFVPKRDTTAEEINSILKAAADKDDLTGVLGYTDEPLVSRDFYTDPHSSTVDSRETAVLEGKLARVVAWYDNEWGFSNRMVDTAAQMGKSL, via the coding sequence ATGGCGGTTAAAGTTGCGATTAATGGCTTCGGCCGTATCGGCCGTCTGGCTGCGCGTGCAATTCTGTCGCGTCCGGATTCTGGACTTGAACTGGTTACTATCAACGATCTTGGTAGCGTTGAATCCAATGCTTTCCTGTTCAAGCGTGATAGTGCACATGGCACCTATCCTGGCACCGTTACCACCGAAGGTAACGACATGGTCATCGATGGCAAGAAAATCGTTGTCACCGCAGAACGTGATCCTGCCAATCTGCCGCACAAAAAGCTTGGCGTTGATATCGTGATGGAATGCACGGGTATCTTCACCAACACCGACAAAGCTTCTGCTCATCTGACCGCAGGTGCCAAGAAGGTTCTGATTTCAGCACCGGCTAAAGGTAATGTTGATCGCACCGTTGTTTTCGGTGTGAACCACAAAGACCTGACGGCAGACGACAAGATCGTTTCCAACGCATCTTGCACGACCAACTGCTTGGCTCCGGTTCTTCACGTTCTTCAGCAGAAGATCGGTATCGAACGCGGTCTGATGACCACCATCCACAGCTTCACCAACGATCAGCGCATCTTGGATCAGATTCACTCTGATCTTCGTCGTGCTCGTACGGCCAGCGCTTCCATGATCCCAACCAGCACCGGTGCTGCTCGCGCTGTTGCTCTCGTGATCCCGGAACTTAAAGGTAAGCTCGATGGTATCTCCATCCGCGTCCCGACTCCGGATGTCAGCCTTGTTGACTTTACCTTTGTTCCGAAGCGTGACACGACCGCTGAAGAAATCAATAGCATCCTCAAAGCTGCTGCTGACAAGGATGATCTGACCGGCGTTCTCGGTTACACCGACGAACCGCTCGTTTCCCGTGACTTCTACACCGATCCGCATAGCTCCACCGTTGACAGCCGTGAAACGGCCGTTCTGGAAGGCAAGCTGGCTCGCGTTGTTGCATGGTACGATAACGAATGGGGTTTCTCCAATCGTATGGTTGATACCGCTGCTCAGATGGGTAAGAGCCTCTAG
- the tkt gene encoding transketolase has product MSVPYRHLANAIRALSMDAIQAANSGHPGLPMGMADVATILFGRYLKHNPQDPTWPDRDRFILSGGHGSMLLYALLYLTGYSEPTLDDIRQFRQWGSRCAGHPENTLLAGVETTTGPLGQGIGMAAGMALAERHLNARFGDDLVNHRVWTIAGDGCLMEGINHEVVGIAARLNLGNLNVLWDDNGITIDGDVAISRKEDVMARHRACGWHVVACDGHNTESIIKAMDEAIADPRPSLIACRTTIGYGSPGKQGTPAAHGTPLGEEEILLTREALEWTSPDFTIPHHILKKWRELGTRHEDEYNNWQARLDEHKDKEEFTRIMSGNLPEAFDLTDYKNSTIASALPMATRKASELTLGILIRQVGELVGGSADLTPSNNTKPKGMTTLSAADYSGRYIHYGIREFGMSCAMNGMALHGGVIPYGGTFLAFSDYSRPAIRLSALQQTRVIYVMTHDSIGVGEDGPTHQPVEQIMSLRLIPNLTVFRPADSIETAECWELALKNTVGPSVIVLSRQNLPLLRESADENASARGAYRLRSAVAKRRVILMATGSEVSLAVEVASLLETAGFGADVVSMPSWTLFDLQPESYRNDVLPDQPQSTILRVSIEAGTTIGWERYTGINGLRYGIDVFGASAPANDLYAHFGLTAVGITNKVLAAIAGKSAR; this is encoded by the coding sequence ATGTCTGTTCCGTATCGACACCTTGCTAATGCTATTCGCGCCCTGTCGATGGATGCTATTCAAGCCGCCAACAGCGGTCATCCAGGGTTGCCTATGGGCATGGCGGATGTCGCGACTATCCTGTTTGGTCGTTATTTGAAGCATAATCCCCAAGATCCAACATGGCCGGATCGGGATCGTTTCATTCTGTCCGGCGGCCATGGTTCGATGTTACTTTACGCTTTGTTGTATCTGACGGGATATAGTGAGCCAACTCTGGATGATATTCGCCAATTCAGACAATGGGGTAGCCGTTGTGCGGGACATCCTGAAAATACGCTATTGGCAGGTGTCGAGACCACGACCGGCCCTTTGGGGCAGGGTATCGGTATGGCAGCCGGCATGGCTTTGGCTGAACGTCATTTAAATGCTCGTTTCGGTGATGATCTCGTCAATCACCGTGTTTGGACCATCGCAGGTGATGGCTGTCTTATGGAAGGCATCAACCACGAAGTCGTTGGGATTGCGGCGCGTCTTAACTTAGGAAACCTTAATGTTCTTTGGGATGATAACGGTATCACTATTGATGGTGATGTCGCTATTTCTCGTAAAGAAGACGTTATGGCTCGTCATCGTGCTTGTGGTTGGCATGTCGTCGCCTGTGATGGTCACAATACGGAATCCATCATTAAAGCGATGGATGAAGCTATTGCTGATCCGCGACCGTCTTTGATCGCTTGCCGTACTACCATTGGTTATGGTTCTCCCGGAAAACAAGGCACGCCCGCAGCGCACGGGACCCCTCTAGGGGAAGAAGAAATTCTTCTGACGCGTGAAGCGTTGGAATGGACTAGCCCAGATTTTACGATACCGCATCATATCCTGAAAAAATGGAGAGAACTGGGTACACGCCACGAAGACGAATATAACAATTGGCAAGCGCGTTTGGACGAGCACAAGGATAAAGAAGAATTTACCCGTATTATGAGCGGGAATCTGCCTGAAGCTTTTGATTTAACCGATTATAAAAACAGTACGATCGCTTCGGCTCTCCCCATGGCTACCCGCAAGGCTTCTGAACTGACGCTGGGTATTCTGATTCGGCAGGTTGGGGAATTAGTAGGGGGATCTGCTGACTTAACGCCGTCCAATAATACCAAACCTAAAGGAATGACGACGCTTTCTGCCGCTGATTACAGCGGCCGTTATATCCATTATGGCATTCGTGAATTTGGCATGTCTTGTGCTATGAATGGTATGGCCCTTCATGGAGGGGTTATTCCCTATGGCGGCACTTTCCTTGCTTTTTCAGATTACAGTCGTCCTGCGATTCGTTTGTCTGCCTTGCAACAGACCCGTGTCATCTATGTTATGACGCATGATTCGATCGGGGTTGGGGAAGATGGACCGACTCATCAGCCGGTTGAACAGATCATGTCTTTGCGACTGATTCCTAACTTAACGGTTTTTCGTCCCGCTGATTCGATTGAAACTGCAGAATGTTGGGAGCTGGCTCTAAAAAATACTGTGGGCCCCTCTGTCATTGTTTTATCCCGTCAAAATTTGCCGTTACTACGCGAATCAGCCGATGAAAATGCCTCGGCTCGGGGGGCGTATCGGTTGCGGTCGGCTGTTGCTAAAAGACGCGTCATTCTAATGGCTACCGGCTCTGAAGTTTCTTTGGCTGTAGAGGTCGCCAGCCTCCTAGAAACCGCCGGATTTGGGGCAGATGTCGTTTCTATGCCTAGTTGGACTTTGTTCGATTTACAGCCTGAATCTTATCGTAATGACGTCTTGCCCGATCAGCCTCAATCGACAATTTTACGCGTTTCTATCGAAGCAGGGACGACAATTGGTTGGGAACGGTATACTGGCATAAATGGTCTTCGTTATGGTATTGATGTTTTTGGTGCATCGGCCCCGGCGAATGATTTATATGCTCATTTCGGCTTGACCGCAGTCGGCATCACGAACAAGGTGCTGGCCGCGATCGCCGGTAAGTCGGCACGTTAA